The following proteins are encoded in a genomic region of Oncorhynchus kisutch isolate 150728-3 linkage group LG18, Okis_V2, whole genome shotgun sequence:
- the LOC109909058 gene encoding alpha-2-macroglobulin-like, which yields MRKINKEFPIYTAPCHKESKEMDQTGCASHVFNMSIFTKNGITRSEKKHIGECYVIGKLTFVDTPKIYEHGSIIEGKINVVHFNNTPISDMLVYLLEKKGWSSHRLQNLTTDSHGVASFSLNTTTMPKEDINLIVSNTPEAENTRYRVPYFNRGHHVLSLIQPTAPHSKTSSSLAIQKMDKPLACGEEVSITIQYAIVEETVPKGSVDVIYLIFDSLPVKERTYIPYELQDPVACLRVRPRTYVMPYPNGPSEEKNQPYEVFQKLGLKLATNLVLRVPSCLSYKGLQYPLPEAGYYPYPVTMTRFNLGLAILGLGQAGPDAVPGDGFSAAPAPPPIQTVRTLFPETWRWDLVEVGESGSADMPLTVPDTITTWETEAFCLAPGGFGLAPPVEITVFQPFFLELTLPYSIIRGEHFELKATVFNYLSKCIMVSVTPAPSLDYTLTPLNDVQYSSCLCAGPN from the exons ATGAGAAAAATCAACAAGGAGTTCCCGATTTATACAGCCCCCTGTCACAAAGAGTCAAAAGAG ATGGACCAAACTGGCTGTGCTTCTCATGTCTTCAACATGTCCATTTTCACAAAGAATG GTATTACACGGTCAGAGAAAAAACACATAGGAGAGTGCTATGTGATTGGAAAACTCACGTTTGTCGACACGCCCAAAATCTATGAGCATGGATCAATTATCGAGGGCAAG ATAAATGTTGTTCACTTCAACAACACACCTATCTCTGACATGTTAGTCTACCTGTTGGAGAAGAAAGGCTGGTCCTCACATCGTCTCCAGAACCTAACCACGGACAGCCATGGTGTTGCCAGTTTCTCCCTCAACACAACCACTATGCCCAAAGAGGATATTAATCTCATA GTTAGCAACACACCAGAAGCAGAGAACACTAGATACAGGGTCCCCTATTTCAACAGGGGGCACCACGTACTCTCACTGATCCAGCCCACTGCCCCTCACAGTAAAACATCCAGCTCTCTGGCTATTCAGAAGATGGATAAACCACTGGCATGTGGGGAGGAAGTGTCAATAACCATCCAGTATGCTATCGTAGAGGAGACCGTCCCAAAGGGCTCCGTGGATGTCATCTACCTG ATATTTGATTCGTTACCAGTCAAGGAGAGAACATACATTCCCTACGAGCTTCAAGACCCAGTAGCATGTTTACGTGTAAGACCAAGAACATATGTAATGCCATACCCAAATGGGCCATCCGAGGAGAAAAATCAACCTTATGAAGTTTTTCAG AAACTGGGACTGAAGCTGGCAACTAACCTGGTTTTAAGAGTACCTTCCTGCCTCAGCTACAAGGGGCTGCAGTACCCTTTGCCCGAAG CAGGCTACTATCCCTACCCTGTAACAATGACCAGATTTAACCTGGGTCTAGCGATTCTGGGTTTAGGTCAAGCTGGACCTGATGCAGTACCCGGTGATGGATTTAGTGCCGCTCCAGCTCCACCACCCATACAGACAGTCCGTACGTTGTTCCCCGAGACATGGAGATGGGATCTTGTGGAAGTTGG GGAGTCTGGATCAGCAGACATGCCCCTTACAGTCCCAGATACCATTACCACCTGGGAGACAGAGGCATTCTGCCTGGCCCCTGGTGGCTTCGGTCTGGCTCCTCCTGTGGAGATCACTGTCTTCCAGCCTTTCTTCCTAGAGCTCACCCTGCCCTACTCCATCATCCGTGGAGAGCATTTTGAgctgaaggccactgtgttcaacTACCTGTCCAAGTGTATCATG GTTTCTGTGACTCCGGCTCCTTCCTTAGACTACACTCTCACACCCCTGAATGATGTCCAGTATTCATCATGCTTGTgtgccgggccaaactga